One window of Streptomyces sp. SUK 48 genomic DNA carries:
- a CDS encoding glycoside hydrolase family 38 C-terminal domain-containing protein, which yields MHDDRSLVEARLKRVLDERVRPAVYPESVPLEVAVWHAPGEPVPVAEGLAAEPEPVRVGARWGAPWGTSWFRVTGTVPDEWAGRTVEALLDLGFDENMPGFQCEGLVYRPDGTPVKGLNPRNQWVRVGAPVAGGEEVRLHVEAASNPVILDYHPFLPTRLGDKETAGSAPQYTLTRMDLAVFDETVWQLVIDLEVLGELMAELPEDSQRRYEILRAVDRALDALDLQDVNGTAARARERLTVVLSAPAVPSAHRVSAVGHAHIDSAWLWPLRETVRKVARTTANMTALLEDEPDFVFAMSQAQQWAWVKEHRPEVWARVRKAVADGRFVPAGGMWVESDTNMPGSEAMARQFVHGKRFFLDEFGIENDEAWLPDTFGFAAGLPQIIKAAGATRLLTQKISWSQTNTFPHHTFQWEGIDGTRVFTHFPPVDTYNCSMKGSEIAHAARNFKDKGVARHSLAPTGWGDGGGGTTREMVAKAARLRDLEGSARVVWETPRAFFDRAEAEYPEPPVWVGELYLELHRATLTSQAATKQGNRRSEHLLREAELWAATATVRTGLPYPYEALDRIWKTVLLHQFHDILPGSSIAWVHREARATYGRVARELDEIIEGAQRALAGEGGTPLVFNAAPHARAGVPAGAAATPATEGRTGLTPRQGGGYVLDNGLLRVEIDGRGLVVSAYDIGADRETIAPGRTANLLQLHPDFPNMWDAWDVDEFYRNTVTDLTGAESVTPGEDGASVRIVRSFGSSRVTQVLSLAAGERRLVLDTEVDWHETEKFLKLAFPLDVHAERYASETQFGHFHRPTHTNTSWEAARFEACNHRFVHLEEPGWGVAIVNDSTYGHDVTRAVRADGDRGTTTTVRVSLLRAPRFPDPETDQGVHRFRHALVPGAGIADAVREGWRINVPERRATGAREVAPLVSVDEDAVVVTAVKLADDGSGDVVVRFHEAHGGRARATLTAGFEVAGAEVTDLLERPLPGAAAPRRDGGRIAVRLRPFELVTLRLRRS from the coding sequence ATGCATGACGACCGCAGTCTGGTCGAAGCCCGCCTCAAGCGCGTCCTCGACGAGCGCGTCCGCCCCGCCGTGTACCCCGAGTCCGTCCCGCTGGAGGTCGCGGTGTGGCACGCGCCCGGCGAGCCGGTGCCGGTGGCCGAGGGGCTGGCCGCCGAGCCGGAGCCGGTCCGGGTGGGCGCCCGCTGGGGTGCTCCGTGGGGCACCAGCTGGTTCCGGGTGACCGGCACCGTGCCCGACGAGTGGGCCGGGCGCACCGTGGAGGCGCTCCTCGACCTCGGCTTCGACGAGAACATGCCCGGCTTCCAGTGCGAGGGCCTCGTCTACCGGCCCGACGGCACCCCGGTGAAGGGCCTCAATCCGCGCAACCAGTGGGTGCGCGTCGGCGCGCCGGTCGCGGGCGGCGAGGAGGTGCGGCTGCACGTCGAGGCCGCCTCCAACCCCGTCATCCTCGACTACCACCCCTTCCTGCCCACGCGGTTGGGCGACAAGGAGACCGCGGGCAGCGCGCCGCAGTACACCCTGACCCGCATGGATCTCGCCGTCTTCGACGAGACCGTGTGGCAGCTGGTGATCGATCTGGAGGTGCTCGGCGAGCTGATGGCCGAGCTGCCGGAGGACTCGCAGCGCCGCTACGAGATCCTGCGCGCCGTGGACAGGGCGCTCGACGCCCTCGACCTCCAGGACGTGAACGGCACGGCGGCCCGCGCCCGCGAACGGCTCACCGTTGTCCTGTCCGCGCCCGCCGTGCCGTCCGCGCACCGCGTCAGCGCGGTCGGGCACGCGCACATCGACTCCGCCTGGCTGTGGCCGCTGCGCGAGACGGTGCGCAAGGTGGCCAGGACCACGGCCAACATGACCGCCCTGCTGGAGGACGAACCGGACTTCGTGTTCGCCATGTCACAGGCGCAGCAGTGGGCGTGGGTCAAGGAGCACCGGCCCGAGGTGTGGGCGCGGGTGAGGAAGGCGGTGGCGGACGGGCGGTTCGTGCCGGCCGGCGGCATGTGGGTGGAGTCCGACACCAACATGCCCGGCTCGGAGGCGATGGCCCGGCAGTTCGTGCACGGAAAGCGGTTCTTCCTCGACGAGTTCGGCATCGAGAACGACGAGGCGTGGCTGCCCGACACCTTCGGCTTCGCCGCCGGACTGCCGCAGATCATCAAGGCGGCGGGCGCCACCCGGCTGCTGACGCAGAAGATCTCCTGGTCGCAGACGAACACGTTCCCGCACCACACCTTCCAGTGGGAGGGCATCGACGGCACGCGCGTCTTCACGCACTTCCCGCCCGTCGACACCTACAACTGCTCGATGAAGGGCAGCGAGATCGCGCACGCCGCCCGCAATTTCAAGGACAAGGGCGTCGCCCGGCACTCGCTCGCGCCCACCGGCTGGGGCGACGGGGGCGGCGGCACCACCCGCGAGATGGTCGCCAAGGCGGCCCGGCTGCGTGATCTGGAGGGCTCGGCGCGGGTGGTGTGGGAGACCCCGCGGGCCTTCTTCGACCGGGCCGAGGCCGAGTACCCCGAGCCGCCCGTCTGGGTCGGCGAGCTCTACCTGGAGCTGCACCGGGCCACCCTCACCAGCCAGGCGGCGACCAAGCAGGGCAACCGGCGCAGTGAACACCTGCTGCGCGAGGCCGAGTTGTGGGCGGCGACGGCGACGGTACGGACCGGGCTGCCCTATCCGTACGAGGCTCTGGACCGGATCTGGAAGACGGTGCTGCTGCACCAGTTCCACGACATCCTGCCCGGTTCGTCCATCGCCTGGGTGCACCGCGAGGCGCGGGCGACCTACGGGCGCGTCGCCCGGGAACTGGACGAGATCATCGAGGGCGCCCAGCGCGCGCTGGCGGGCGAGGGCGGCACGCCGCTGGTCTTCAACGCGGCCCCGCACGCCCGCGCGGGCGTCCCGGCGGGCGCCGCCGCCACCCCGGCCACGGAGGGACGTACCGGCCTGACGCCCCGCCAGGGCGGCGGGTACGTCCTGGACAACGGCCTGCTGCGCGTCGAGATCGACGGCCGCGGCCTGGTCGTCTCGGCGTACGACATCGGGGCGGACCGGGAGACGATCGCGCCCGGCCGGACCGCGAACCTCCTCCAACTGCACCCCGATTTCCCGAACATGTGGGATGCCTGGGACGTGGACGAGTTCTACCGCAACACCGTCACCGACCTCACCGGCGCCGAGTCGGTCACGCCCGGCGAGGACGGCGCGTCGGTGCGGATCGTCCGGTCCTTCGGTTCCTCCCGGGTCACCCAGGTGCTGTCGCTGGCGGCGGGTGAGCGGCGGCTGGTGCTGGACACCGAGGTGGACTGGCACGAGACGGAGAAGTTCCTCAAACTCGCCTTCCCGCTGGACGTGCACGCCGAACGGTACGCGTCCGAGACCCAGTTCGGGCACTTCCACCGGCCCACCCACACCAACACCTCGTGGGAGGCCGCCCGGTTCGAGGCGTGCAATCACCGCTTCGTCCACCTGGAGGAGCCGGGCTGGGGCGTGGCGATCGTCAACGACTCGACGTACGGCCACGATGTGACCCGGGCCGTCCGCGCCGACGGCGACCGCGGCACCACCACGACGGTCCGGGTGTCGCTGCTGCGCGCCCCGCGTTTCCCCGACCCGGAGACGGACCAGGGCGTGCACCGCTTCCGGCACGCGCTGGTGCCGGGCGCGGGCATCGCCGACGCGGTGCGCGAGGGCTGGCGGATCAATGTGCCCGAGCGGCGGGCGACCGGCGCGAGGGAGGTCGCGCCGCTGGTGTCGGTGGACGAGGACGCGGTGGTGGTGACGGCGGTGAAGCTGGCCGACGACGGCAGCGGCGACGTGGTGGTGCGCTTCCACGAGGCTCACGGCGGCCGGGCCCGGGCCACGCTGACCGCCGGGTTCGAGGTCGCCGGGGCGGAGGTGACCGACCTGCTGGAGCGGCCCCTGCCCGGCGCGGCGGCACCGCGTCGGGACGGCGGCCGGATCGCGGTGCGCCTGCGGCCGTTCGAACTGGTGACGCTGCGGTTGCGGCGGTCCTGA
- a CDS encoding sugar ABC transporter permease — protein MATSTVSRTRPSRPARRPQRRPAIRIRRQLPASPWLFAAPGLLITGAFILYPFVSTVLNAFTDRRTLIPGQFVGLANFRELLHDDMFWIGLRNSALYVLGVVPALVLLPLLLALLVQKNIPGITFFRSAFYTPVVASIVVVGLIWVWLLDERGLVNSLLETIGVGKVGFLSDQWLLLLSAMAVTVWKGLGYYMIIYLAALANVPRELHEAAAVDGAGPVRRFRTVTVPAIRSTMVLVAALSSVSAFKVFSEVYLLASPSGGPAGEDTTLVMLVQRTGTGLTGRVGYASAISLVVFAVTVALMLLVLRADRREET, from the coding sequence ATGGCCACCTCGACCGTCTCCCGGACCCGCCCCTCGCGTCCGGCGCGGCGCCCGCAGCGGCGCCCGGCGATCCGGATACGGCGCCAACTGCCCGCCAGTCCGTGGCTGTTCGCCGCCCCGGGCCTGCTGATCACCGGCGCGTTCATCCTCTACCCGTTCGTCTCCACGGTGCTCAACGCCTTCACCGACCGCCGCACCCTGATCCCGGGGCAGTTCGTCGGCCTCGCCAACTTCCGCGAGCTGCTGCACGACGACATGTTCTGGATCGGCCTGCGCAACAGCGCGCTGTACGTCCTCGGCGTCGTCCCGGCGCTGGTGCTCCTGCCGCTGCTGCTCGCTCTGCTGGTGCAGAAGAACATCCCCGGCATCACCTTCTTCCGGTCCGCCTTCTACACCCCGGTCGTCGCCTCGATCGTCGTGGTGGGTCTGATCTGGGTGTGGCTGCTGGACGAGCGCGGCCTGGTGAACTCGCTCCTGGAGACGATCGGGGTGGGCAAGGTCGGCTTCCTCAGCGACCAGTGGCTGCTCCTGCTGAGCGCGATGGCCGTCACGGTCTGGAAGGGCCTCGGCTACTACATGATCATCTATCTGGCGGCGCTGGCGAACGTGCCGCGCGAGCTGCACGAGGCCGCCGCCGTGGACGGTGCGGGACCGGTCCGCCGTTTTCGCACCGTCACCGTGCCGGCCATCCGCTCCACCATGGTCCTGGTGGCCGCGCTCTCCTCGGTCTCCGCCTTCAAGGTGTTCTCCGAGGTGTACCTGCTGGCCTCGCCGAGCGGCGGCCCGGCGGGCGAGGACACCACCCTGGTGATGCTCGTCCAGCGCACCGGCACCGGTCTGACCGGCCGGGTCGGCTACGCCTCCGCGATCTCCCTGGTCGTCTTCGCCGTCACCGTCGCCCTGATGCTGCTCGTCCTGCGCGCCGACCGGAGGGAGGAGACGTGA
- a CDS encoding carbohydrate ABC transporter permease, with the protein MSVAEKAPETGTRPDRVRAPRFTDEHGRRVRVWELVLRYVLLIAVLALTVGPFVWQLSTSFKGPTEDIFSSPPKFLPAHPTLHNYERVSATIPVWDYALNSLKVATANVVTNCVGSALAGYALARLRYRGRRVAALVFVLAMLVPAEGIIIAQFTTMRELGLNNTLIGVVLPGSIGAMNVLLMRNAFRNLPYEIEEAAYVDGANAWQRFLRIALPSVRGTLAVVAIFAFMGAWDDFLWPLIVLSDPSRFTLTIGLNYLHGTFANDERLVAAGTIIAVAPLIALFACLQRFFFRGVGEGAVKG; encoded by the coding sequence GTGAGCGTCGCCGAGAAGGCACCGGAGACCGGCACACGGCCCGACCGGGTCCGCGCGCCCCGCTTCACCGACGAGCACGGACGCCGCGTCCGGGTGTGGGAGCTGGTCCTGCGCTATGTGCTGCTGATCGCCGTACTCGCCCTGACCGTCGGCCCGTTCGTGTGGCAGCTGTCCACCTCGTTCAAGGGCCCCACCGAGGACATCTTCAGCTCCCCGCCGAAGTTCCTGCCCGCCCACCCCACCCTGCACAACTACGAGCGGGTCTCCGCGACCATCCCGGTCTGGGACTACGCCCTCAACTCCCTGAAGGTCGCCACCGCCAACGTGGTCACCAACTGCGTCGGCTCCGCCCTCGCCGGCTACGCCCTGGCCCGGCTGCGCTACCGGGGCCGCCGGGTGGCCGCCCTGGTCTTCGTCCTCGCGATGCTGGTGCCGGCGGAGGGCATCATCATCGCCCAGTTCACGACCATGCGGGAACTCGGCCTGAACAACACCCTCATCGGCGTCGTCCTGCCCGGCTCGATCGGCGCGATGAACGTCCTGCTGATGCGCAACGCCTTCCGCAACCTGCCCTACGAGATCGAGGAGGCCGCTTACGTCGACGGCGCCAACGCCTGGCAGCGGTTCCTGCGGATCGCGCTGCCCTCGGTCAGGGGCACCCTCGCCGTGGTGGCGATCTTCGCGTTCATGGGCGCCTGGGACGACTTCCTGTGGCCGCTCATCGTGCTCAGCGACCCGTCCAGGTTCACCCTGACCATCGGCCTCAACTACCTGCACGGCACCTTCGCCAACGACGAACGTCTCGTCGCCGCCGGCACGATCATCGCCGTGGCGCCGCTGATCGCCCTCTTCGCCTGCCTCCAGCGCTTCTTCTTCCGCGGGGTCGGCGAGGGCGCCGTCAAGGGCTGA
- a CDS encoding glycosyl hydrolase, with protein MPAAVRFGVNYTPSQGWFHHWLDFDLDSVRADLDSVAALGLDHIRVFPLWPYFQPDRALIRPRAVEQLVRLVDAAAERGLDVNVDGLQGHLSSFDFLPAWTRTWHRRNLFTDPEVLEGQAAYLHTLAAALADRPNFLGMTLGNEVNQFSAGPHPDPDRATAGQIDAWLERMLAACEKGAPGKLHLHAEYDATWYQDDMPFTPAQAARRGALTAVHSWVFNGTAQLHGRTSVAAEHHAAYLIELSKAWAEDPHRPVWLQEVGAPAPLVPAEHAAAFAEATVAGALDCPDLWGITWWCSHDVSRDLADFPELEYGLGLLTNDRRPKDLARALSRAARGHGDAPAPRTLALTVPADPAARSRCAPGGDVFEAFFRLTADGARPTTVLETRAADRDHLSARALTEVVTPDQVLRTPRGGIRS; from the coding sequence ATGCCTGCTGCCGTGCGCTTCGGCGTCAACTACACCCCCAGTCAGGGGTGGTTCCATCACTGGCTCGACTTCGACCTCGACTCCGTACGCGCCGATCTGGACTCCGTCGCCGCGCTCGGCCTGGACCACATCCGGGTCTTCCCGCTGTGGCCGTACTTCCAGCCCGACCGCGCGCTGATCCGCCCCCGTGCCGTGGAGCAGCTGGTGCGGCTGGTCGACGCCGCGGCCGAACGGGGGCTCGACGTCAACGTGGACGGTCTGCAAGGGCATCTGTCCAGCTTCGACTTCCTGCCCGCGTGGACCCGCACCTGGCACCGGCGCAACCTCTTCACCGATCCCGAGGTGCTCGAAGGGCAGGCCGCCTATCTGCACACCCTCGCCGCCGCCCTCGCCGACCGGCCGAACTTCCTCGGCATGACCCTCGGCAACGAGGTCAACCAGTTCTCCGCCGGCCCCCACCCCGATCCCGACCGGGCCACCGCCGGCCAGATCGACGCCTGGCTGGAGCGGATGCTCGCCGCCTGCGAGAAGGGCGCCCCCGGCAAGCTGCACCTGCACGCCGAGTACGACGCCACCTGGTACCAGGACGACATGCCCTTCACCCCGGCGCAGGCCGCCCGGCGCGGCGCGCTCACCGCCGTCCACTCCTGGGTCTTCAACGGCACCGCCCAGCTGCACGGCCGTACCTCCGTGGCCGCCGAGCACCATGCCGCGTACCTGATCGAGCTGAGCAAAGCCTGGGCCGAGGACCCGCACCGGCCCGTCTGGCTCCAGGAGGTCGGCGCCCCGGCCCCCCTCGTGCCCGCCGAGCACGCCGCCGCCTTCGCCGAGGCCACCGTCGCGGGCGCGCTGGACTGCCCCGATCTGTGGGGCATCACCTGGTGGTGTTCCCACGACGTCTCCCGCGACCTCGCCGATTTCCCCGAACTCGAATACGGCCTGGGCCTGCTGACCAACGACCGCCGGCCCAAGGACCTCGCCCGCGCCCTGTCCCGCGCGGCCCGCGGCCATGGCGACGCGCCGGCCCCGCGCACCCTCGCCCTCACCGTCCCCGCCGACCCGGCCGCCCGCTCCCGGTGCGCCCCCGGCGGTGACGTCTTCGAGGCGTTCTTCCGGCTGACCGCCGACGGCGCCCGCCCGACCACCGTCCTCGAGACCCGGGCAGCCGACCGGGACCACCTGTCCGCCCGGGCCCTCACCGAGGTCGTCACGCCCGACCAGGTACTGCGCACACCCCGAGGAGGCATCCGCTCGTGA
- a CDS encoding sugar ABC transporter substrate-binding protein, protein MPISRRALAAATAALVLPLSACGSGGGGGGSTDASGKVEGDITFQTWNLRANFKDYFEGLIGDFEKKYPGTHVKWVDQPAEGYADKISADAAGGTLPDVVNVSPDLVAPLARAGLAMDLGKAAAKYKGEYLPGAWAGHQVPGMTGTYAFPWYLNTGPMFYNKALFKKAGLDPAKPPKTYDELFTDAVRMARSSGGKVATLANIPTIEDFGRYGASLMNKDGTGFTFNDAKGIELLTKYKELYDAKGLDPQALNATPESAGKEFLTQAVAMNPGSALDLDNFRKQAPSLYKNIGITDQITNTGHVNMYVMGVMVNSRTKHTPAAVAFAHYVTDAEHQMSFAKKVAIFPSTAGSLDDPYFTKEDGTDETRVRVAAAKSLKNAVNYTPVLFSDQMKTSLRNEVGKALQGKQSPKAALDNAVTACDRLLKQQG, encoded by the coding sequence GTGCCCATATCCCGCAGAGCACTCGCCGCCGCCACCGCCGCCCTCGTCCTGCCGCTGAGTGCCTGCGGCTCCGGCGGCGGTGGCGGTGGCTCGACGGACGCCTCCGGCAAGGTCGAGGGGGACATCACCTTCCAGACCTGGAACCTGCGCGCCAACTTCAAGGACTACTTCGAGGGCCTGATCGGCGACTTCGAGAAGAAGTACCCGGGCACCCACGTGAAGTGGGTCGACCAGCCCGCCGAGGGCTACGCCGACAAGATCAGCGCCGACGCGGCCGGCGGCACCCTGCCGGACGTCGTCAACGTCTCCCCCGACCTGGTCGCGCCGCTCGCCCGGGCGGGCCTGGCCATGGATCTCGGCAAGGCCGCCGCGAAGTACAAGGGCGAGTACCTGCCGGGCGCCTGGGCCGGCCACCAGGTCCCGGGCATGACCGGCACGTACGCCTTCCCCTGGTATCTGAACACCGGCCCGATGTTCTACAACAAGGCCCTGTTCAAGAAGGCCGGACTGGATCCGGCGAAGCCGCCGAAGACGTACGACGAGCTGTTCACCGACGCGGTGCGGATGGCACGGAGTTCGGGCGGCAAGGTGGCCACCCTCGCCAACATCCCCACCATCGAGGACTTCGGCCGCTACGGCGCCTCCCTGATGAACAAGGACGGCACCGGCTTCACCTTCAACGACGCCAAGGGGATCGAACTCCTCACCAAGTACAAGGAGTTGTACGACGCCAAGGGCCTGGACCCGCAGGCGCTGAACGCCACCCCGGAGTCGGCCGGGAAGGAGTTCCTGACCCAGGCCGTCGCCATGAACCCCGGCAGCGCCCTGGACCTGGACAACTTCAGGAAGCAGGCGCCGAGCCTGTACAAGAACATCGGCATCACCGACCAGATCACCAACACCGGCCACGTCAACATGTACGTGATGGGCGTGATGGTGAACTCCCGGACGAAGCACACGCCCGCGGCCGTCGCCTTCGCCCACTACGTGACCGACGCCGAGCACCAGATGTCCTTCGCCAAGAAGGTCGCCATCTTCCCCTCCACCGCCGGCTCCCTCGACGACCCGTACTTCACCAAGGAGGACGGCACCGACGAGACCCGGGTGCGTGTCGCCGCCGCCAAGTCGCTGAAGAACGCGGTCAACTACACGCCGGTGCTGTTCAGCGACCAGATGAAGACCTCGTTGCGCAACGAGGTCGGCAAGGCCCTCCAGGGCAAGCAGAGCCCCAAGGCCGCTCTCGACAACGCTGTCACGGCCTGCGACCGGCTTCTGAAGCAGCAGGGATAG
- a CDS encoding endo-beta-N-acetylglucosaminidase translates to MNPTRRTVLLAGAAAALLPALPAPLSGTAEAAPKATASLQPYASYWYPDSLPSGSPGPGITWRSLKSWRAATDADLPFNAASVPLAPRFTPTPANTTARAGQARIQSLVSFGPTSANPSQGSATADYYALTHWAYMDELVFWGGSSGEGLILAPNAPVVDAAHRHGVPVLGNVFLPPAAYGGQLRWTRDLVRKDAAGHYPLAAQLVAVASAHGFDGWFVNAETDGGDSALGADMLGFVKELKRLATAAGQRITWYDAMTVNGSVSWQGALNGQNQAFFQAADDMFVDFRWSPSSLASSGQKAVRLGRGRYALWAGVDVESGGWNTSVDWDAIVPADHAHVTSLGLYRPEWTRNQLPAGHTPEDFHGADDRFWTGRSLDPSRPDPADGWRAPAVSVADRSTVASLPFASVFNTGHGLRWYEDGQVASDSPWNHLGLQDRLPSRRWVVRTDGQRPAVAFDFADAWRGGSSVLVAGALDRPAELDLYATRLPLSPDTVVELTHRANAGAVRVELAVATAEPDAAGGAPPYTYLPVPAVPGDGWHTSVVRLSGLSGTVHALGVRLTATGGGPVSWRLGALAVHDRADTPAAPGGLRITAASGGDLRLAWDHPAPGTVRQYVLHRVLPDGTRRFLGGTGQRAYFTGGQTPVPGETAGRFEVRAVGESYTSSAPATVTRTW, encoded by the coding sequence GTGAACCCGACCAGACGCACCGTCCTGCTCGCAGGCGCCGCCGCCGCGCTCCTGCCCGCACTGCCCGCGCCGCTCTCCGGTACCGCCGAGGCCGCCCCGAAGGCGACGGCCTCGCTCCAGCCGTACGCCTCCTACTGGTACCCGGACTCCCTGCCCTCCGGCAGCCCCGGGCCCGGCATCACCTGGCGCAGCCTGAAGAGCTGGCGGGCCGCCACCGACGCCGATCTGCCCTTCAACGCCGCCTCCGTGCCGCTCGCGCCGCGCTTCACGCCGACCCCGGCGAACACCACCGCCCGCGCCGGACAGGCCCGGATCCAGTCCCTGGTGTCGTTCGGGCCCACCTCCGCGAACCCCTCGCAGGGCTCGGCCACCGCCGACTACTACGCCCTCACCCACTGGGCGTACATGGACGAGCTGGTGTTCTGGGGCGGCTCGTCCGGGGAGGGCCTGATCCTCGCCCCGAACGCGCCCGTCGTGGACGCCGCCCACCGACACGGCGTGCCCGTCCTCGGCAATGTCTTCCTGCCGCCCGCCGCCTACGGCGGACAGCTCCGGTGGACCCGCGACCTGGTGCGGAAGGACGCCGCCGGGCACTACCCGCTGGCCGCCCAGCTCGTGGCGGTCGCGTCGGCCCACGGCTTCGACGGCTGGTTCGTCAACGCCGAGACGGACGGCGGCGACAGCGCCCTGGGCGCCGACATGCTCGGCTTCGTCAAGGAGCTGAAGCGGCTCGCCACGGCCGCGGGGCAGCGGATCACCTGGTACGACGCGATGACCGTGAACGGCTCGGTGAGCTGGCAGGGCGCGCTGAACGGGCAGAACCAGGCTTTCTTCCAGGCCGCCGACGACATGTTCGTGGACTTCCGCTGGAGCCCGTCCTCGCTCGCCTCCTCCGGGCAGAAGGCCGTACGGCTGGGCCGCGGCCGCTACGCGTTGTGGGCCGGTGTCGATGTGGAGTCGGGCGGCTGGAACACCTCCGTGGACTGGGACGCGATCGTGCCCGCCGACCACGCGCACGTCACCTCGCTCGGCCTGTACCGGCCCGAGTGGACCCGCAACCAGCTGCCCGCCGGCCACACCCCGGAGGACTTCCACGGCGCCGACGACCGGTTCTGGACCGGCCGTTCCCTCGACCCGTCCCGTCCCGACCCCGCCGACGGCTGGCGTGCCCCCGCCGTGTCCGTCGCCGACCGGTCGACCGTCGCCTCGCTGCCGTTCGCGAGCGTCTTCAACACCGGCCACGGACTGCGCTGGTACGAGGACGGGCAGGTCGCCTCCGACAGTCCCTGGAACCATCTCGGCCTCCAGGACCGGCTGCCCTCCCGACGCTGGGTGGTGCGCACCGACGGGCAGCGGCCCGCCGTCGCCTTCGACTTCGCGGACGCCTGGCGCGGCGGCAGCAGCGTCCTCGTGGCCGGCGCGCTCGACCGTCCGGCCGAGCTGGACCTGTACGCGACCCGGCTGCCGCTCTCCCCCGACACGGTCGTCGAGCTGACGCATCGCGCAAACGCGGGGGCCGTCCGCGTCGAGCTGGCCGTGGCGACCGCCGAGCCGGATGCCGCCGGGGGCGCGCCGCCGTACACCTACCTGCCCGTGCCGGCCGTGCCGGGCGACGGCTGGCACACCTCGGTCGTCCGGCTCTCCGGCCTGTCCGGGACCGTGCACGCCCTCGGCGTCCGGCTCACCGCCACCGGCGGCGGCCCGGTGAGCTGGCGGCTCGGCGCTCTCGCCGTCCACGACCGCGCCGACACCCCGGCCGCCCCCGGCGGTCTGCGGATCACCGCCGCCTCCGGCGGCGATCTGCGCCTCGCCTGGGACCACCCGGCCCCCGGCACGGTACGCCAGTACGTCCTGCACCGGGTGCTGCCCGACGGCACCCGCCGCTTCCTGGGCGGCACCGGCCAGCGGGCGTACTTCACCGGCGGCCAGACGCCCGTGCCGGGCGAGACCGCCGGACGGTTCGAGGTACGGGCCGTCGGGGAGTCGTACACCTCGTCCGCACCCGCGACCGTCACCCGTACCTGGTGA